The following DNA comes from Musa acuminata AAA Group cultivar baxijiao chromosome BXJ1-4, Cavendish_Baxijiao_AAA, whole genome shotgun sequence.
TTCATTGTAACAGTGATGTGACGTTTAATTAGAGAGGCTTAGAAATAAGAAGGTGTCAAACAATATATGGATATTATTCACATCAAAAGCATGTTTAATTAGAGAAAATTAAGGACACATAATTATATGTAATACCAAATTAAAAATATAACAAGCCAAGTCATTACTTAGTGGTCACCCAAATTTAGGCAGTGAGGCCAACTTTTTTGTCCACCAGATGTTACCAGTCTCCCAGCAATAATTGATGGTCAAGTTGACCATGAAAGCCACATTGTGACATGTTTGACCCATCTTTTTTCTTTGTTGCTGGTATAATTTTgtctcttcctcctccaatgtGATCCACTCATGGCACCCTCTGCTCCTGTGAGTTGCATGCTGATGTTGTTGACACTATCAATTCTAGGAGAAGAAGAACAAGGTTGCAAGTCCTAGGTTGGATCTAAGCTTCTGCTTTGGATCTTGATGGTcattatttcatcttctttttctaacaAGTAATGCATGGGGATCCTCCCATTCAACCTTATTCCTTTCTTTGCACAACCTAATTCCTTGCTACTGTAGACCCAAGAAAAGAGAGAGACTGGAGTGTGGACCTCACATCTATTGATCATCTGCAACAAAGGTGAAGCAAGCAAACCTGTGAATCTTGTTGGCCATTGCAATGGTGGTACTGTTTGACTGCAACAATcatgtcttcttcctcttttcgacCAGCACTTGCAGCAGATCCTGAAGTAGCATGCCTCTGCTGCGTGCACTGGGAGTTCATGTGATGGTAGGGCGGCCATGAGAGAGATGGAACCAGCGATCCAGCCTCAGTTGCTTCTTCGGAGGGCCCATGTCCACTTTGGCCTTGCGAGGACATCGCCATTTCCCAGGGATCTCTGATGCTGCTGCGACCATGGCTTGGTGATTGGATTTGTCCCCCAGAGGACTTCTCGGAGCTCCATTCTTGTCCTCTGGCTGTTCCATTGATGACATTGATGTTGGTCCGATGACTCCACCTTCTTCTTTACATCGTCTCCCATCTTTTTCCTGCTTCTTTTTAGTGTTGTCAACGTGCATTATATCGCTATCTTCGAACCAATTTCTCCCATCAGTCCTGTCGCAGCTCTTGTTCTGCACAAGACTTGCTGCTGCTCCTGCTGAAGTACACTCTGAACCCGAAGCAGATGAAGGCAAACAGCCTCCCTTTTCTTCAGAAAGCGTTGCGAGAAGTTCCTCACCGAGCAGCTTCTTCAGATTCTGCTTTCTCTTTGGCTGTACGTGATCAGTTTCTCCAATCCATTCTTTTTTATTCCTTCCCGTGTTCTTGTTCCTATTCGAGCAATCATTCCATTGATTTGGCAGCATCTTTAGGATGTCACTGGCTCTCGAACGATCCTTACTCTTCACAGAAACAAAGCCATCATCTTCAACCCACTGCTTTGGTGACAGCCCATTGGTATCGCTTTCTTGATGCGAGATTTGCCCATGGCAATTTGTCCTCTCGAGTATTCTCTTATCAGATGAAGCGGAGCTCTTATCGAGGCTACGATTGCCGTAGTCACTGCAAACATCATCATTTCGTCGACAAGATTTCCCTTCATCTCCCAGCAACGAATCCTGGTTGTTCTCTTTCAGCATAAAAGAACCAGCTTGTTTGCAGGACCCAAAAGATAAGCCTACGTTGTGATACGAGTTCCTCCCGTGTTTTGGGAAATCAACCAAATTGCAATCCTATAGATCAAAAAAGATGGAACAGCAACAACAGAAGTCGGATTGATGGAGGTGGAGTGAGAAATTAGCAATCCAACTGACCCCGACAAAATGATGTGATGGAGAAGTTATACCTTAGATGTAGAGGAACCGTCCACCGGTTCTTGGGTTTGGCTTTCGTCTTCCTCAAGTAGTAGAGGACTACCGAGACTATCGGGAAGACCCAAAGAATCCGGCGACTCGTAAACATAGCTAGAGAACCAGTTGCTGATGTCGGGGGGCTCTGAGAGACGGGAAAAGGATCTCAGTAGACGAGCACACGGATGCAAAACGGAGAAGAGCAGGGGAGGTGAAAGAAGACAGAGAGGACTCACGGGAGGGGAATGAGTGCGGAAGCGAACAACCTTCCCAATCCTACACAAGGATTCAGCAGATGAGGACATGGAAGGAAAAGCTTTGAGCTCAGATTCGGCCGGAGAGAGGCGCGATGTACTGTACCTGCGATTGGCGGGGATCGTGGGGAGAGAGGGCGGCGGCCTCTGCTGCGCCTTCTGGTGATTGCGCCATGGCGGCGGGAATGGAAGCCTTCTCCCCCGCGGTTTAGTGGGTTTTCTACCTCTCTTCAAAATTTCCCGCGAGGAGTTTCGCGGGAGATTTTGATTGCGCCTTTTCCGGTTCGTAAAATGGGCCGAGACTTGGAACGGCCCACGCATTAAACCGAACTAATTCGTAATATAATAGTCATAAACGCCGTGTTAATCATATAATAATCATCCAATTAACCCTtcctaattttaatattttcgatTAAAGAGGAATGCACTTGATTCGACAAATCAAACTTAGGTCAAATCGTATACAATTCTCAATCTTCATGTACATAAGGAAGAGGAGAAATCAATGAATCAAATTTGGTGCGACCGTCCGGCTCAGACGGACGGACTCACGAGGCAAGCCGGATCCTTGGACTGGACCGGGCGACGGACGTCGACCGGGTTGAGCCTTAAAGCTTGCGCCCCGCTCAGATAGACCTTCTTGATGTTGGGCCGTTGCAGCTCCAGAAGTCGGACCAGACTCCTCTTGGCGTCGGACCGGAACCCGAACCCGGTTCCCATGAACCCGTCCACCAGGTGGAGGTAGGCCTCCAGGTCGTGGCAGCAAGCGGGTCCGGCGTCCGGCCTGAGGTAGGGCGAGTCCCGGTTGTCCACCCTCAGCTCCGAACCCACGTGCTCGTACTCCTCACTGAGGTGCGGCAGCCCCGCCGCCGACGGTACCATCGTGACGACGTCCTTGTCGTTGACCACCCGCAGCACGTTGACACCCCTCCGCTTCAGCCTTTCGGCGAACGCGCGGTTCCCCACGCGCGGCCCGCCGAAGGAGACCACTGAGATGGGCGGCACCCGCGGGGCGCACGTGCTCAGCTCGTCCGCCACTAACAGTGCCAGGGCCGCCCCCAGGCTGTGGCCGGTCACCGTGATGCTGAGCTCCTCCCCCTCGTAGACCTCCATGAGGCGGCGCACTTCCTCCACCACCGCCGTCGCGAGGCTCGGCACGTGCTCCCCGGCCGTTTTGTGCAGGCTGCGGAACCCGCAAGCCACCTTCGGCACGCCTCGTTGACCAACTTCGACAGCGGCTTCAGCTTCGGAATCCACGGGGACGAGGGCCGTGCGTAGATTCTCGGCCCACTCGAGGCAGGTGGCGGTGCCGCGGAGGACGATTGTGACGTCGCGCCGACCCATGCGGCGGACCTCGCGATCGTTGTCGCAGACGGCGACGTAGCCGATCCAGCTGGAGCGCTGGGTGAGCCATTGCGGGGCGGCGGGCTGCGCCCATTCCGGGAGGTCGAGAGAGGAAGTGGCGAAGAGGGACTTGGTGGGGCGGTAGAAACGGTCAGGGAGTAGGATGTGCCGGTGACGAGAGGAAGGCGATGCAGCGGGGAAGACGGGCGAGGGAAGGGAGTGGAAGGCGTGGTAGGCGGCCTGGACGAAGTCGCCATACCGGATGAGCTCACGGCGGAGGTTCTCATCGAGGGGGTCGAGGAGGCCCGACCAACCCGTTTCGCCGTGAATCTGGCGCCAATTGGCGGCGATGAAGTTCTTAGGGGAGGATCGcgagctatcggagaggaggcgcTGGAGGCGGGTCAAGCTCGGAGGGGACATTATCTCGTCGGCCGCCTGCTTCCTGAACAAATCAGGAAATAGAGAAGCCAGGTTGAACGGGTTCATCATCATCCCTCCTTTTTCGCCGGCACCGCTGCGCTGGTTGTTGGAATGCTGCTTGAGGTCAATCTCGGGTTGAAAAGTAGGTTGCGGCGGCGAGGGTTTGAGGAGGACGCGATCGAGGTTGGCGAGATGGATCTTGGTAGCGGAGGTGGTGACCGCGGTGGTGGCGCCGCTGCTTTTGACGGACGCAGGGCGGGAGGACTGAGGGTTGAGGCAGGAGCCATGGCGAGAAGGCAAGGAGGCGCGGGAGGGAGAGACGTGGCGGGGTGGTGCCCCGGCGGCGGCAGTTCCTACGGTCATATGTATCAGAAGAACGAAAGCAGGATTTGAGTTGCCTGTGCGTCGTAGTTGATGTCGGAACAATGCGCAGCCACTTGGTCGatggtgcaacgcaagaacacctAAACGTGGggcggcatatatatatatagagagagttcGTGATAAATGTCAACAGTCATGGCACCGCGTTGATCAAAATAAATAGGAAGTCAACATTTTGCCTCGTGTACGTGCGTGGAACGAGTTAAAGCGACGGTTATCTTTGTATCAATCTTGCACGCCGAAGAAAAAATCTACCGACTCCAACTCAACCGACGAATCTACACGGACGGTTGTTTCGATTCAAACCTATGTTGTGTAAGTTGATTGATTTGGGTTCGGATTGCGGCCGGTGTTACGTTCAACTACCGTTTTCTTCATTGTATTACTGAATCATGTACGAACGATTCAAGTCACTGGTCATTAGCTCTCTACATGGACGGCTTGGATTCAGGCGTAGTGTTTGTGCCCCCCAGGATCTGTACTCGTATCGTCGTTGGGAGACATGGTTAGGTTACCATGGAAGTTAATTGGCACGAGGAGGCGATCAAATATGACCCAGTCGGTCAACGTATGCAAAACGACCCGAGGAATTCCGTATTCGCCACGACAATCGTATGAAAAGCAGCCACGTCATCTACTGCCAATCCACACCCGTGTTTGCGTTGACCGAACAAGGGAGTGACCGCGATGGTCGGCTCCTTCCGTCGACCGCGGCATCGGACCTCCCCACGATAGCGAGCTCGATCAAAAGCTTTTATTCTGCGACCTTGAAACTTTGCGGATGATGAACAAAGTTTGCGGGCGACCGAGAAAAGATAGATTTTTGCCTACCTCGAGCCGGACTCAGACCACCAGCGGATGTTTGTGGAAGTCCAATCAAAGATGTTACAGAACATGTCAAAGTTCCAACCTGATCCAGTAGTCCTCCGCCGCCGCATCACTTCTCTATTCCGTTCTCACCTGTATTCTGGTGGAGGGCGTCGTTCATCTCTCGAACGCTCCTCTGGTCATCGCCATATCACCACACTAGACGCATTCATTACTGCTCCGTTACGAGTTCCTTCCGCCAGCAAATGGCGTTCGACGCGACCACGTTCCGTTATGCCATTCGTCGAACAGGCGGCGGATGTCCGACTACCTGCCTCGGCGCATGAAGATTGACAGAGATCGGCCGGGACGAATTAGGCACGCTTGACATACGTATCACACGCACGCGTCTACATCTCGAGTGTGGTTTGTTGTTGGGAACAATCTTGAGCcgcggcctcggggccgacgcggtcgggttcgggtccgaatggtcAGGGATCTTTCTGAGCAACCcttgagactgctgaggtggccgTCTGCGGCGGTCCGATCGCGACGGGATGGTCATTTCCTCTGGAAGGGAAGCATTCATTACAGCTCCGTTACGAGTTCCTTCCGCCAGCAAATGGCGTTCGACGCGACCACGTTCCGTTATGCTATTCGTCGAACAAGCGACGGATGTCTGACTACCTGCCCGGCGCATGAAGATTGACAGAGATCGGTCGGGACGAAGCAGGCACGCTTGACATACGTATCACACGCACGCGTCTACATCTCGAGTGTGGTTTGTTGTTGGGAACAACCTTGAGCCATGACCTCGGGGCCGACGTAGCCGGATTCGGGTCCGAATGGTCGGGGATCTTTCTGAGCGACCCTTGAGACTGCTGAGTTGACCGTCTGCGGCAGTCCGATCGCGACGGGATGGTCATTTCCTCTAGAAGGGAACTTCTCGCCTGGACACACTTAAAGGGAAGTTAGCTGATAGTGGTTAGGgggttttttctttttcctccctcTTTCTAGCTGAACGTGAGAGTTGTTATAGGGAAGTTTTATCGTTGCCTGATGtggccgcttgcagggggcaggatcGTACTCCTGATAACGTCTGACACCGACGTTGGCATGGCGTGAAGGATCGGGCTTGCGGAGGACATGGCATGCCCCGGTCGTCATCCTGGTCTGCCTCGGTCAGGCGCTATCAAGTCAGTCGAGGTGCGAGGCATCATCCGAGCGTAGCTGACGTTAACCCGCGTCCCGTCGCCATTATTGCCCTTAACATGGTTGAATCACATCTCATTTGCTCCGTGACACGCATTTAAAATACTGATACTCATTATTTAAGCCACCGTCGTCGAGGAAGAGCCATTTGTGCGGCCAATGGATTCGCAGGTATAGTAGGATAGCCTGAAGAGGCCGGATCACGACTCTGTTGAGCTGCTGTCGGTGTGCAAGTAATGGTGATAGCTCTTGGGTGTTGCTCGTTCACCTGTTGTCTTGGCGAGCTTCGTGTCCCTCGCGAACATATCGTTATCGTCTCGCTTCTTGTTTGATGAAATGCCTGAGCCTTTGAGCAACATGAGGTCAGTCTCGTTTCCCACTTGGATCATTTGGGCAAACAACTCCAATGTGTGATGCTATCAGGAAGGAAACAAATAGCCTCCCTTACCCACCATTTTGTTAGGAAGACAGAGGCAGAGAACTACTTTTAAGTCAACGTTTTAGTTCATGAATTGTGGCCTGAGAAGGTAAGATTATTAATCGGAGAAACCATTTGGTATATGGTTGTTGGACGGAATACCAAATGCCATGATTTGTATACCTGTTTGGGCCCAAATTGGGGGTGCAAAGACGGCAGTCATATTAGAATAGGAGATCATCTTGCATGGTACGACTACATCAACTTCATAAAATACACCCCATAAATGCATCTATCAAATTGGTAGATATTATTAGCTGCAATCTGGCAACCCAATTGCCACTCTCATTAGTTGGGTTAGCCCAACTAATCGATGCTCGATTGCTTGACTCGCTAATGTAATCAATGCACTTCACGTCCGAGTGCGACCCAACATCACATCGAGCATGTCATATGATCATCACTGTTGCAATTATTAGCCGCCACAGTTTCAACCAACTACGTGATTCCAATTACTTCATGGCCTTTAAAAGCAAACGCTGGTGTGAAGCTCCATCCATCCAACCTCATCACCATCCTTCGTCTTGGTTTGCCTTGTGCTCCGAGAAGCTAAGATGGCCACCGATCCTTCTACGCCGAGGATGCTCCACGTCGACGCCATCCAGACGGCACCGCCGGGGAAGGTGACGGCACCGGGGCAGGCCCGGCGGATCTCCACGGCGGCGCCGCTGGGCCCGGAGGTGCTGCAGAGCCGGTTCCAGGCGGTGTGGTACTACACCAAGGCCGGGGAGGAGTCGCCGCTGGCGATCGCTGCGTGGATCAAGGAGTCGCTCTGCGCGGCGCTGCCCGGCCACCCTGTGCTCTCCGGCCGGCTCCGCCGGGACGACGGCTGGGAGGTGAAGTTCAACGACTCCGGAGTCAGGCTGGTGCAGGCCACCGCCGAGACGACCATGTCCGAGTTCTTGGCCTCCAAAGACAGGAATGGCATGGAGGCGCACTTGGCGTACTGGGACGACGTGGACGTGCAGTCTCCCAACTTCTCTGCACTGTTCTACATCCAGGTCTCCCTTTCCGGCATccctaaaagagaaagaagagatgATGGCACACTAACCGTGGCTGGTGCTTGCAGGTGACTCAGTTCCAGGGAGATGGATACGCCATTGGGATAAGCTGCAGTCTGCTGCTGGCCGACCCCTTGTTCTTGACGCGCTTCCTGAACTCGTGGGCCCAATCCCACGCGCAGCTGCGGCTCAGCAAGTCGCCCATGTTCCACCTCAGCTACTTCCAAAGACCGGATCGCTCGCGCCATCTGAAATCGGTCGAACTCGAGTCGAGTCCGATCCACTctccctcctccaccaccaccatgcTATTCGAGGCCGATCGGGAAGCCATCACCCGATCCTACGGCCAACTCGCGGTGGCTTGCCTCCGGGAGGCGACGAGGAGGCTCAACGTGGAGGCGGCGCCAGGGTTCTGCCTCCTGATCAGCGACCACGGGGGCGAGTTGACGGTCGAGCCATGTGCGAACCCGAGCGAGGGTTCGTCGGCCGAGGCCTTGGATGTGGTTTGGTGGGACCAACTCGGCGTCGAGGAATGGACTCTCGTGCAGGGGAATAAACCCGTACACGTGTCGTGCCGGATCGCGTCGTCTGGAGACGGGCGACTTGTGGTGGTGATGATACCGCCTGACGTGGAGCGTGATCCAAAAGTGGTGGTCAGTGTCACGCTGCCCGACAATTGAAGGGGTCAAAGATGAAATGAACTGCTTTGGTTATATGTTGTGGAATAACTATGAGAAGTGATGAGTTACTTTGAGTGGTATTAAGTATAATGTGAGATCTTTAATAATATGTTAATATGCAAATTATAATTGGTTTAAACCCTCTTCAAGTGTGAGTTGCCTTAAGATGGGAAACACTTGGTGTTTGGTACACAATCTCACCTAATATTTGGAAACGCTGGAACAACACCTCACATTGCAAGAATCACAAGCCACAGGTTTCTTAAGATTACCTTCCGGCCGACAGTCCACAGGCAGCCTGGACTCAGCATTGAATTGGCCAAACCCACACCCCCCACAAGGAGGACAgagcatgaagcatacaagaaaaTGTTAGATTAATGGTGTTGTGGTATGAAGTGCAAGACATTGCCGGACTGATGAGTTTCTTTCAATCCATGTATAACTGAGAGGGTTAAAAGGAGGGGTCGACTAATCACCACAGGATGAAGAAACTGCTCGTTATTGGTAGGGTCGACTAATCATCTGATGTCTGTccgaaggaagagaagaaggatttAGTAATATTGAATGAGATGGAGACTCTGAAAGGAAGAGCTGCAATGTGGGATTTGTTGGGGGAAGAGGCTGGCTATCTTGTAGGAGCTGCAACCTGAGGAAGCCTGACAGAATGCACTGTGAAGAGTAGCTTGGAAGATAACAATGCTGTCATGAATATTTGATTTTGGAGAGAAATATTTCTATTACAATCTTACGATAAataggattttttttcttataattttttatatcatgAATATCACCTTTttgtattattaataaaaaatatccgTCATGAGCACCCAAAATGTCTTGACTCTCTCTCTCACCGAAACCGGTATATTTATAGGAACAAACCCTAATTTATTAAaggattttaatttaattaaaattttcaactaatttaaatataattaagataATGCAAAATGttttaaaaaagatatatattgatCTTACTATTACTACTTTATCTTTCTACAAATTGGCATAACAGCAAAAGACAGGGCCAACTCATCCTTACAAGGCTAGCCTACTGTGTCATACCAGCCTTGACATCATAATGTTGTGACCCTATTAATTCTACAGTTATTCCACAGGAATTGATTGCTGTTGGCTTTTGTCAAGCAGATCAAATTCAAAGCCTATAATTAATTATGTTTACTTTAGAGTTTATGTGAACACCCTAAGTGGTCATCAATGTTAACCATGTCAATTTAGTCTTCTTTTCAAAGAAGAAGTGACTCAAATATTGGCACTTGATATCTTCATATATTGAATTTGATGGGTGTCTGAAATTATTGTAAGACTTGGTTAAGTACAGTGCCAATATAGAGGGTTTAGGAAGAAACCCATGGCATTGAAGAAGGGTATCCCACCAATATAAAACATGCAATGTGCATGCATCTGCAACTTGTGCATTGCCAGCTGAGGTGGAGGCAGATGACAGATTGACCATTGTGCTGTAAACTGCTGTCCTGTAGCTCAACCCTAAATTTCCAAACCTATCCATTCCCTGTTGATTTGATGTGACTGGGAGCACCTTTTCCTATCTTTCTTGGCTAATGAGAAAACTGGGGAAAGGGAAACGAAGCCAGGAGATCAACCACCTCTGTTGTAGTCATTTACTTGGAACCTTCTCTCCAATGTGTTTCATGTTGGCTGATTCTGATTTCAGTGGCCATTAGTGGTGAAGTTGAACCTATCAAAGACTTTAAGATGCCTTCATTTGCTAGATTTACTTTTTAGATCAAGCAAAAAGATACATTGTTGTGAATGACTTCCAAGTCGTTGTCTGTCTGTCCATCATAAATCCATGGGTGATAACACTTGATTCTTACTGCAGAGGCTGTTTCCATGGTGAGTTGACAAGGCTAGCAAATCCAATGCATCAACCATGGTGTGATGGATTCATAATCCAAAtaagattctctctctctctctctctctctctctctctatcgctCTCTCGATATATGTATATTAGATTGGACCTCTCTGTCTCCAATTACCAGCTCTTGAGAGAGACGGTCCAATGGCGGGGATAGTGGAGGAGAACCATGCAGTCCCGGGTGTGGTCTCCGTCCTCTCCACCATCCTCGAAAGGCTCGCGGAGCGCAACGACGCCGTCCGCGGCCGCCCTGTGGCGCCGCACCACCGCGCCTCGGCCTTCCACGGGTTGACGAAGCCGTCCATCTCGGTGCGCAGCTACCTCGAGCGCATCTTCCGGTACGCCGGCTGCAGCCTCTCGTGCTACGTCGCCGCTTACATATACCTCGACCGCTTCCTACGGCGCCACCCTACCGTCTCCCTCCACTCGCTCAACGTCCACCGCTTCCTCATCACCAGCGTCCTCGCCGCCGTCAAATTCGTGGATGACATGTAAGCAACGGAAGTGGTGTCGTCTCATTTTCTTTCTTGCAGGAGCTGTAGATccactctctatctctctctctctctctctctctcaatatatatgtgtgtgcagACACTACAACAACGCATACTTTGCAAAGGTGGGGGGGATCAACTTGGTGGAGATGAACTACTTAGAAGTCGATTTCTTATTCGGCATAGGCTTCGAGCTTAACATAACTCCGGTCATGTTCACCTCTTACTGCTCCATTCTTCAGAGGGAAATGTACTTGGAACCACCTCCATCTCCCCCAAGGCTTCACAGCTGTTCGACAGAGGAAGACCCCAGCAGCGGCTGCCAGCAGAAGCAAGTAGCAGTTCATTTGGTCTTTTCTGGCACATAGTTGAGCACGAATCAGTGGGTCAAACAAATGATACCAATCCCTCTTCACTTCTTCTCTCCCTGTATTCCAACCGCCTGTACATAATTTTCTTTTCGGATGTAGAACGATTCAGTAATTAAGCTGCTAATTTAGATTCATGGTTGGCATCCATGATGTGAAGTGGATGGTGTG
Coding sequences within:
- the LOC108953664 gene encoding uncharacterized protein LOC108953664 produces the protein MAQSPEGAAEAAALSPHDPRQSQDWEGCSLPHSFPSQPPDISNWFSSYVYESPDSLGLPDSLGSPLLLEEDESQTQEPVDGSSTSKDCNLVDFPKHGRNSYHNVGLSFGSCKQAGSFMLKENNQDSLLGDEGKSCRRNDDVCSDYGNRSLDKSSASSDKRILERTNCHGQISHQESDTNGLSPKQWVEDDGFVSVKSKDRSRASDILKMLPNQWNDCSNRNKNTGRNKKEWIGETDHVQPKRKQNLKKLLGEELLATLSEEKGGCLPSSASGSECTSAGAAASLVQNKSCDRTDGRNWFEDSDIMHVDNTKKKQEKDGRRCKEEGGVIGPTSMSSMEQPEDKNGAPRSPLGDKSNHQAMVAAASEIPGKWRCPRKAKVDMGPPKKQLRLDRWFHLSHGRPTIT
- the LOC135653001 gene encoding phospholipase A1-Ibeta2, chloroplastic; the protein is MTVGTAAAGAPPRHVSPSRASLPSRHGSCLNPQSSRPASVKSSGATTAVTTSATKIHLANLDRVLLKPSPPQPTFQPEIDLKQHSNNQRSGAGEKGGMMMNPFNLASLFPDLFRKQAADEIMSPPSLTRLQRLLSDSSRSSPKNFIAANWRQIHGETGWSGLLDPLDENLRRELIRYGDFVQAAYHAFHSLPSPVFPAASPSSRHRHILLPDRFYRPTKSLFATSSLDLPEWAQPAAPQWLTQRSSWIGYVAVCDNDREVRRMGRRDVTIVLRGTATCLEWAENLRTALVPVDSEAEAAVEVGQRGVPKVACGFRSLHKTAGEHVPSLATAVVEEVRRLMEVYEGEELSITVTGHSLGAALALLVADELSTCAPRVPPISVVSFGGPRVGNRAFAERLKRRGVNVLRVVNDKDVVTMVPSAAGLPHLSEEYEHVGSELRVDNRDSPYLRPDAGPACCHDLEAYLHLVDGFMGTGFGFRSDAKRSLVRLLELQRPNIKKVYLSGAQALRLNPVDVRRPVQSKDPACLVSPSV
- the LOC135672516 gene encoding uncharacterized protein LOC135672516; translation: MATDPSTPRMLHVDAIQTAPPGKVTAPGQARRISTAAPLGPEVLQSRFQAVWYYTKAGEESPLAIAAWIKESLCAALPGHPVLSGRLRRDDGWEVKFNDSGVRLVQATAETTMSEFLASKDRNGMEAHLAYWDDVDVQSPNFSALFYIQVTQFQGDGYAIGISCSLLLADPLFLTRFLNSWAQSHAQLRLSKSPMFHLSYFQRPDRSRHLKSVELESSPIHSPSSTTTMLFEADREAITRSYGQLAVACLREATRRLNVEAAPGFCLLISDHGGELTVEPCANPSEGSSAEALDVVWWDQLGVEEWTLVQGNKPVHVSCRIASSGDGRLVVVMIPPDVERDPKVVVSVTLPDN
- the LOC135581933 gene encoding cyclin-P4-1-like; the encoded protein is MAGIVEENHAVPGVVSVLSTILERLAERNDAVRGRPVAPHHRASAFHGLTKPSISVRSYLERIFRYAGCSLSCYVAAYIYLDRFLRRHPTVSLHSLNVHRFLITSVLAAVKFVDDIHYNNAYFAKVGGINLVEMNYLEVDFLFGIGFELNITPVMFTSYCSILQREMYLEPPPSPPRLHSCSTEEDPSSGCQQKQVAVHLVFSGT